A single genomic interval of Bos javanicus breed banteng chromosome 8, ARS-OSU_banteng_1.0, whole genome shotgun sequence harbors:
- the SECISBP2 gene encoding selenocysteine insertion sequence-binding protein 2 isoform X5: MASEGRREPAAEGIKLSADVKPFVPKFAGLNVGWSESSEARVFPSCAATPYYPCVQELAVPEQKLYTDDMAFGASAFPSQYFSAEIPLHPYAYSPYTLQSPQNVCPVPGSPYDDNQPSCFGGFQRLKPRSEHTCPLSQDTKAVFKKKTYDEQKFDSKKTDGPVSSDLKSVKDSPHVSIHAENSLKSDGYYKRTDRKSRIIEKSGSASKPEFGFTRLDFPELQSPENSEIPKIQKQPKWGPLRSTSTDISLLREMGTPSAVLSEGEIVVKNNNRTESVTDNAVTSPSSCTRELSWTPMGYVVRQTLSTELSPAPKNVTSMINLKMVASPADPKNDSMSSSEVLSLEPSYKEKHVVHLTEKSKASQGGNPEQNEASRKNKKKKEKSKSKYEVLTVQEPPRIEDAEEFPNLAVASERRDRVESPKFQSKQQPQNNFKSSRKKSQIPVQLDLGGMLTALEKKQHSPNAKQSSKPVVFSVGAVPVLSKDSMSGKKGHRLAQVKTPHNPLDSTSPMMKKGKQREVPKAKKPTPLKKIILKERQERKQQRLQENALSPAFPSDDVQDVQDEESGGDDQVLRPPDMLGETKESVSCVPVVESKSEEQPGAEPQKETEACPKIHSRRFRDYCSQMLSKEVDACVTDLLKELVRFQDRMYQKDPVKAKAKRRLVLGLREVLKHLKLRKLKCIIISPNCEKIQSKV, encoded by the exons ATGGCATCGGAGGGGCGGCGGGAGCCCGCGGCCGAG GGCATCAAGTTGTCAGCAGATGTCAAACCATTTGTCCCCAAATTTGCTGGGCTCAATGTGGGATGGTCAGAGTCTTCAGAAGCGCGGGTTTTCCCCAGCTGTGCAGCCACCCCATACTATCCATGTGTCCAAGAACTAGCAGTGCCTGA ACAGAAACTCTATACCGATGATATGgcttttggagcttcagcttttccATCTCAGTATTTCTCTGCTGAGATCCCTCTTCATCCATATGCCTACTCTCCCTACACCCTTCAGTCACCACAAAATGTTTGCCCAGTGCCCGGCTCCCCATATGATGACAACCAGCCCAGTTGTTTTGGAGGTTTTCAAAGACTGAAGCCACGAAGTGAGCACACGTGCCCTCTCTCACAAGACACAAAAGCTGTGTTTAAG AAGAAAACCTATGATGAACAGAAGTTTGACAGTAAGAAAACTGATGGACCTGTATCATCAGATTTAAAATCAGTCAAAGATTCACCTCATGTGTCCATTCATGCTGagaatagtttgaaatcag ATGGTTATTATAAACGAACAGACAGGAAATCCAGAATCATTGAAAAGAGTGGATCTGCCTCCAAACCTGAGTTTGGATTTACCAGGTTGGATTTTCCTGAACTGCAGAGTCCAGAAAACAGTGAGATACCAAAGATACAAAAGCAGCCCAAGTGGGGGCCTTTACGCTCCACCTCTACTGACATTTCTCTTCTCAGAGAAATGGGGACACCCTCTGCAGTATTATCAGAG GGTGAAATAGTGGTGAAAAATAATAATCGGACTGAGTCTGTAACCGATAATGCTGTTACCAGTCCCTCTTCATGTACGAGAG AATTATCTTGGACACCAATGGGTTATGTTGTTCGGCAGACATTATCTACAGAACTGTCACCAGCCCCTAAAAATGTTACTTCCATGATAAACCTAAAGATGGTTGCTTCACCAGCAGATCCTAAAAATGATAGTATGTCATCTTCTGAAGTTTTATCTTTGGAGCCTTCCTACAAAGAGAAACACGTTGTCCATCTTACTGAAAAG tccaAAGCATCACAAGGTGGCAATCCTGAGCAAAATGAAGCTtcaagaaagaataagaaaaagaaagaaaagtctaaATCAAAATATGAAGTCCTGACAGTTCAAGAGCCACCAAGGATTGaa GATGCCGAGGAATTTCCCAATCTGGCAGTTGCATCTGAAAGAAGAGACAGAGTAGAGTCACCGAAATTTCAGTCTAAACAGCAGCCACAG aataattttaaaagtagtagAAAGAAAAGCCAGATTCCAGTACAGTTGGATTTGGGAGGAATGCTAACCGCACTGGAAAAGAAGCAGCACTCCCCGAATGCAAAGCAGTCCTCCAAACCAGTGGTGTTCTCAG TTGGGGCAGTGCCCGTCCTCTCCAAAGACTCCATGTCAGGGAAGAAGGGCCACCGCCTTGCCCAGGTGAAGACCCCGCACAACCCATTAGACTCCACCTCCCCCATGATGAagaaagggaagcagagagaggtCCCCAAGGCCAAGAAGCCAACCCCGTTGAAGAAG attattttgaaaGAACGGCAAGAGAGAAAGCAGCAGCGTCTCCAAGAAAATGCTCTGAGCCCAGCTTTTCCCAGTGACGATGTGCAGGATGTGCAAGATGAAGAGAGTGGCGGTGACGACCAGGTCCTCAGGCCACCTGACATGTTAG GGGAAACGAAAGAGTCTGTGTCCTGTGTTCCTGTGGTGGAGAGCAAGTCAGAGGAGCAGCCGGGAGCTGAGCCCCAGAAAGAGACAGAGGCCTGCCCCAAGATCCACAGCCGGCGGTTCAGGGA CTACTGCAGCCAAATGCTCAGTAAAGAAGTTGACGCCTGTGTTACGGACCTGCTGAAAGAGCTGGTTCGTTTCCAAGATCGTATGTACCAGAAAGATCCAGTCAAGGCTAAGGCCAAACGCCGACTTGTGCTGGGGCTGAGGGAAGTCCTCAAACATCTGAAGCTCAGAAAGTTGAAATGCATCATCATCTCTCCAAACTGTGAGAAGATACAGTCGAAAG TCTGA
- the CKS2 gene encoding cyclin-dependent kinases regulatory subunit 2, translating into MAHKQIYYSDKYFDEHYEYRHVMLPRELSKQVPKTHLMSEEEWRRLGVQQSLGWVHYMIHEPEPHILLFRRPLPKDQQK; encoded by the exons ATGGCCCATAAGCAGATCTACTACTCGGACAAGTACTTCGATGAACACTACGAATACCG acatGTCATGTTACCCAGAGAACTTTCCAAACAAGTACCAAAAACCCATCTGATGTCTGAAGAGGAGTGGAGGAGACTTGGTGTCCAACAGAGTCTAGGCTGGGTTCATTACATGATTCATGAACCAG AACCACACATCCTTCTCTTTAGACGGCCTCTTCCAAAAGATCAACAAAAATGA